In Vespa velutina chromosome 1, iVesVel2.1, whole genome shotgun sequence, the following proteins share a genomic window:
- the LOC124949735 gene encoding UHRF1-binding protein 1-like isoform X3, which translates to MVSIIKNQLLKHLSRFTKNLSADKINFSTFKGEGELTNLELDEIVLTDLLELPSWLRLTNAWCNKVSFRIQWTKLKSVPILLKLDEVHIEVETCEDLRNMSSNQGLSSYAGPAKYSLIHKVIDGITVTVNKVSVTFKSPAFIGSVEMNRIVVESKSPAWQRCDLRTTRLKDPDRGQLLIFKELVWQTVRIEAKSTRDTNLSPLRLLTNQARCLITIKKRISDCFIMGSRLILILDDLLWVLTDSQLKAALHFIDSLGGLIEKATILERKTKAARKLEVLPEYQAQISQRSRTKNQFNTPISKLFSKHDVVETSYHFWPQRIDLHLCDDVGAGRSLHPDLKDGGALQICLVKFYIDYYPYHLAMADRKDWIKYRENATPHSQWLQQSLSSFRSQFMDLIDSGRTQHSPLTRSQGNATGSATKGSGESLEKNNQSQGANVGSQEQKKFQYSSGNPVKNYVLEQLAKLMTTCIVIRIDDFTLFKVTTASRKSIPKEFITAQSRKKRPSGDRDKFCLPEDLTILHGEFIYYYYPGDITFPLPPPKFYVQVNPIQVNFDVCSCLWFNSFLLNLHHSLMKKNETSSLKNIMYFDVKIEAILPKIVFENQQDYPNQKDRPKSLHIQTSRALITNVRSVERSSRADLAQCLNTFQLGQMFFGAEFPSKENDFHVVTDKFLAHCAGTDNIRSAPPTFTSNSVNELIRQLHREFLWTEAKDVWCCNLEPVWGDFFGARAVGQNRPVPFFDAFPLTFWCHMNLESVTTKTTSTADIHGLAYISNLISIQINHYQYLFLLRLSEVLSELTTYLAIDSNKILNVESSGSLIIGALIPQIEITFVMPSHTPGKENSGGDLESVVPDSSSIADDFAGSSAAWHSATQNAKVDFSTKRMNTSNDVETPQSEISSMSMDFTHSVYIEQPVVTFKQNDSSDKREHIHTSIAPEKQHTIVEEEGLSLKQGGDAIQKHNKPDLIPNTPFIPNNFNVGLSSMKKGFSNLMTSIDSALKASPEDGSSDTVSMRSDISSDSENFALINLQDQDKLEGIFTIDNTIRITAVEEASEVVEETPDTQSEKSVDSVCKRKDIISVTTFKLSKVEFIQQSSGYSSAIKVQVSNIKNDECSSIPWDEFQTKFSSRSRGWVELPSDSDCRTCIKLRLDHDLKNKEDSLKLFQACQSNKNTNKSLEESKVNKGPTDNINLLDKQGIMDLFEDTLDINVTDVSMTLSMSSVTGLADLAEDEIIPKPIPMQVYLERIYLHLNEDRPPNNITSPGPIPIQLNISKLRITRDISGAFTIEPVVTISDKNNSDKLNSNGRNQIFKDEEREVELNSLRQTSKQLKSDNEELRRRLGTLERLSEENTKLLRIKEESDKIKTRYNSAQENIAILINDKETLLKKISELQNQIMGNGPGGSNRTSWSIKR; encoded by the exons ATGGTgtcgattattaaaaatcagtTACTTAAACACTTGTCAAg ATTTACTAAAAATCTATCGgctgataaaataaattttagtaCGTttaagggagaaggagagttAACCAATTTAGAATTAGATGAAATTGTTCTTACAGATTTATTAGAACTTCCATCATGGTTAAGATTAACGAATGCTTGGTGcaataaagtttcttttcgTATACAATGGACCAAGTTAAAGAGTGTTCCTATTTTGttg aaattggATGAAGTTCATATTGAAGTAGAAACATGTGAAGACTTAAGAAATATGTCTTCCAATCAAGGCTTGTCATCTTATGCAGGCCCAGCAAAATATTCTCTTATCCATAAAGTGATCGATGGCATTACAGTTACTGTTAATAAAGTATCAGTTACTTTTAAAAGTCCTGCTTTTATTGGATCTGTAGAG ATGAATCGCATTGTCGTTGAATCTAAATCACCTGCATGGCAACGTTGTGACTTAAGAACAACAAGACTAAAAGATCCAGATCGTGGCCAATTGttgatttttaaagaattagtGTGGCAGACTGTAAGAATAGAAGCTAAAAGTACTAGAGATACAAATCTGTCACCTCTTCGTTTACTTACTAATCAGGCACGATGTTTAATtactataaagaaaagaatatcag attGCTTTATTATGGGTTCAAGATTGATACTCATATTAGATGACCTCTTGTGGGTTTTAACAGACTCTCAATTAAAAGCAGCATTACATTTCATAGATTCTTTAGGAGGTCTCATAGAGAAAGCAACTATACtagaacgaaaaacaaaagcgGCTAGAAAGTTAGAG gTTTTACCAGAATATCAAGCACAAATCTCTCAACGAAGTAGAACAAAAAATCAGTTCAATACAccaatatcaaaattattttcaaaacatGATGTTGTTGAAACTTCTTATCACTTTTGGCCTCAGAGAATTGATCTACATTTGTGTGATGATGTTGGTG CAGGTAGATCATTACATCCTGATTTAAAGGATGGTGGTGCTCTGCAAATATGTTTAGTCAAATTCTATATTGATTACTATCCGTATCATTTGGCAATGGCTGATAGAAAAGATTGGAttaaatatagagaaaatgcTACGCCACATAGTCAATGGTTACAACAATCATTGAGTTCTTTCAGAAGTCAATTTATGGATCTGATTGATTCTGGAAGAACACAACATTCTCCATTGACAAGAAGTCAAGGAAATGCTACAg GCAGTGCTACAAAAGGTTCTGGAgaaagtttagaaaaaaataatcaatcacAGGGTGCAAATGTAGGATCTCAAGAACAGAAAAAGTTTCAATATTCTAGCGGAAATCCagtaaaaaattatgttcTCGAGCAGCTTGCAAAATTAATGACAACTTGTATAGTCATTAGAATTGATGATTTTACGTTATTCAAAGTAACAACCGCATCACGCAAGTCTATACCAAAGGAATTTATTACAG CTCAATCGAGGAAGAAACGTCCATCAG GAGATCGAGATAAATTCTGTCTTCCTGAAGATTTAACTATTCTTCAtggagaatttatttattactattatcctGGAGATATCACTTTTCCAT TGCCACCACCAAAATTTTATGTACAAGTAAATCCAATTCAAGTAAACTTTGATGTATGCTCCTGCCTTTggtttaattcttttctattaaatctGCATCATTCGcttatgaaaaagaatgagacatcaagtttaaaaaatattatgtattttgatGTAAAGATAGAAGCTATTCTTCCAAAG ATAGTTTTTGAAAATCAGCAGGATTATCCGAATCAAAAAGATAGACCTAAATCCTTGCACATTCAGACTTCTAGGGCATTGATTACTAATGTCCGATCGGTGGAAAGATCTTCAAGAGCTGACTTAGCACAATGTTTAAACACATTTCAATTGGGCCAAATGTTTTTTGGAGCTGAATTCCCAAGCAAAGAGAATGATTTTCATGTTGTAACTGATAAATTTTTAGCACATTGTGCAG GTACAGATAATATTAGATCTGCACCACCAACATTTACCAGTAATTCagtgaatgaattaattcgaCAATTACATCGTGAATTTTTGTGGACAGAAGCAAAAGATGTTTGGTGTTGCAATTTAGAACCTGTTTGGGGTGACTTTTTTGGTGCTAGAGCAGTAGGACAGAATCGTCCAGTACCATTCTTCGATGCATTTCCTTTAACCTTTTGGTGTCATATGAATTTAGAATCAGTAACTACAAAAACCACTTCTACTGCAGATATTCATGGACTCGCATATATAAGCAATTTAATTAGCAtacaaataaatcattatcaatatcttttcttattaagaTTGTCAGAAGTTTTGTCCGAATTGACTACATATTTAGCTATCGATTCAAATAAGATATTGAATGTTGAATCTAGTGGTTCATTAATTATTGGTGCTTTAATACCACAAATAGAAATAACTTTTGTAATGCCTTCACATACTCCTGGGAAAGAAAATTCTGGCGGAGATTTGGAATCTGTTGTACCTGATTCATCTAGTATAGCTGATGATTTTGCTGGATCATCTGCTGCTTGGCACAGTGCTACACAAAATGCGAAAGTTGACTTCAGCACAAAGAGAATGAACACAAGTAATGACGTTGAAACGCCACAAAGTGAAATATCATCGATGTCTATGGATTTTACACATTCTGTCTATATAGAGCAACCAGTTGTTACGTTTAAGCAAAATGACAGTTCAGATAAACgtgaacatatacatacgagtATAGCTCCTGAAAAACAGCATAcaatagtagaagaagaaggtttGTCATTAAAACAAGGAGGAGATGCTATacaaaaacataataaacCGGATTTGATACCAAATACACCTTTCAttccaaataattttaatgttggTTTATCTTCTATGAAAAAAGGATTTAGTAATTTAATGACATCCATTGATTCAGCTTTGAAAGCATCTCCTGAAGATGGTAGTAGTGATACTGTATCAATGAGGAGTGATATAAGCTCGGATAGCGAAAATTTTGCATTAATTAATCTTCAAGATCAAGATAAATTGGAAGGAATATTTACAATTGATAATACCATTAGAATAACTGCGGTGGAAGAGGCCAGTGAAGTAGTAGAGGAAACGCCAGACACGCAAAGTGAAAAATCTGTTGACAGTgtttgcaaaagaaaagatata atatctGTTACGACGTTTAAATTATCCAAAGTTGAATTTATTCAACAATCTTCTGGCTACTCTTCAGCTATAAAAGTTCAAgtgtcaaatataaaaaatgacgaGTGTTCATCTATTCCGTGGGACGAATTTCAG aCAAAGTTCAGTTCTCGATCAAGAGGTTGGGTCGAACTACCATCAGACTCGGACTGTAGAACGTGCATCAAATTACGCTTAGAccacgatttaaaaaataaagaagattcattgaaattattccaAGCTTGTCAGAgcaataaaaatactaataaatCATTGGAAGAGAGTAAAGTAAACAAAGGGCCaactgataatattaatttattggaCAAACAGGGAATCATGGATTTATTCGAAGATACATTGGATATTAATGTAACTGATGTATCTATGACACTATCCATGAGCTCTGTTACAGGTTTAGCAGATTTAGCAGAGGATGAAATTATACCTAAACCTATCCCAATGCag gTATATCTCGAAAGAATATATCTTCATTTGAATGAAGATCGGCCTCCAAACAATATAACATCACCAGGTCCAATTCCCATACAATTGAATATATCAAAACTTAGAATAACAAGGGATATAAGCGGTGCCTTTACTATTGAACCAGTTG tAACTATatcggataaaaataattctgatAAATTGAATTCAAATGGtagaaatcaaatttttaaagacGAAGAACGTGAAGTAGAATTGAATTCTTTAAGACAAACCAGTAAACAACTGAAATCTGATAATGAGGAACTCAGACGACGTCTTGGAACTTTAGAAAGACTTTcagaagaaaatacaaaattattacgcATAAAGGAAGAATCAGATAAGATTAAAACTCGTTATAATTCTGCACAAGAAAATATTGCGATTCTTATTAATGACaaagaaacattattaaaaaaaataagcgagcttcaaaatcaaattatgGGTAATGGACCAGGAGGTAGTAATAGAACCTCATGGTCTATTAAGAGATAG
- the LOC124949735 gene encoding UHRF1-binding protein 1-like isoform X1 codes for MVSIIKNQLLKHLSRFTKNLSADKINFSTFKGEGELTNLELDEIVLTDLLELPSWLRLTNAWCNKVSFRIQWTKLKSVPILLKLDEVHIEVETCEDLRNMSSNQGLSSYAGPAKYSLIHKVIDGITVTVNKVSVTFKSPAFIGSVEMNRIVVESKSPAWQRCDLRTTRLKDPDRGQLLIFKELVWQTVRIEAKSTRDTNLSPLRLLTNQARCLITIKKRISDCFIMGSRLILILDDLLWVLTDSQLKAALHFIDSLGGLIEKATILERKTKAARKLEVLPEYQAQISQRSRTKNQFNTPISKLFSKHDVVETSYHFWPQRIDLHLCDDVGAGRSLHPDLKDGGALQICLVKFYIDYYPYHLAMADRKDWIKYRENATPHSQWLQQSLSSFRSQFMDLIDSGRTQHSPLTRSQGNATGSATKGSGESLEKNNQSQGANVGSQEQKKFQYSSGNPVKNYVLEQLAKLMTTCIVIRIDDFTLFKVTTASRKSIPKEFITAQSRKKRPSGDRDKFCLPEDLTILHGEFIYYYYPGDITFPLPPPKFYVQVNPIQVNFDVCSCLWFNSFLLNLHHSLMKKNETSSLKNIMYFDVKIEAILPKIVFENQQDYPNQKDRPKSLHIQTSRALITNVRSVERSSRADLAQCLNTFQLGQMFFGAEFPSKENDFHVVTDKFLAHCAGTDNIRSAPPTFTSNSVNELIRQLHREFLWTEAKDVWCCNLEPVWGDFFGARAVGQNRPVPFFDAFPLTFWCHMNLESVTTKTTSTADIHGLAYISNLISIQINHYQYLFLLRLSEVLSELTTYLAIDSNKILNVESSGSLIIGALIPQIEITFVMPSHTPGKENSGGDLESVVPDSSSIADDFAGSSAAWHSATQNAKVDFSTKRMNTSNDVETPQSEISSMSMDFTHSVYIEQPVVTFKQNDSSDKREHIHTSIAPEKQHTIVEEEGLSLKQGGDAIQKHNKPDLIPNTPFIPNNFNVGLSSMKKGFSNLMTSIDSALKASPEDGSSDTVSMRSDISSDSENFALINLQDQDKLEGIFTIDNTIRITAVEEASEVVEETPDTQSEKSVDSVCKRKDIISVTTFKLSKVEFIQQSSGYSSAIKVQVSNIKNDECSSIPWDEFQVKRKTKFSSRSRGWVELPSDSDCRTCIKLRLDHDLKNKEDSLKLFQACQSNKNTNKSLEESKVNKGPTDNINLLDKQGIMDLFEDTLDINVTDVSMTLSMSSVTGLADLAEDEIIPKPIPMQVYLERIYLHLNEDRPPNNITSPGPIPIQLNISKLRITRDISGAFTIEPVVTISDKNNSDKLNSNGRNQIFKDEEREVELNSLRQTSKQLKSDNEELRRRLGTLERLSEENTKLLRIKEESDKIKTRYNSAQENIAILINDKETLLKKISELQNQIMGNGPGGSNRTSWSIKR; via the exons ATGGTgtcgattattaaaaatcagtTACTTAAACACTTGTCAAg ATTTACTAAAAATCTATCGgctgataaaataaattttagtaCGTttaagggagaaggagagttAACCAATTTAGAATTAGATGAAATTGTTCTTACAGATTTATTAGAACTTCCATCATGGTTAAGATTAACGAATGCTTGGTGcaataaagtttcttttcgTATACAATGGACCAAGTTAAAGAGTGTTCCTATTTTGttg aaattggATGAAGTTCATATTGAAGTAGAAACATGTGAAGACTTAAGAAATATGTCTTCCAATCAAGGCTTGTCATCTTATGCAGGCCCAGCAAAATATTCTCTTATCCATAAAGTGATCGATGGCATTACAGTTACTGTTAATAAAGTATCAGTTACTTTTAAAAGTCCTGCTTTTATTGGATCTGTAGAG ATGAATCGCATTGTCGTTGAATCTAAATCACCTGCATGGCAACGTTGTGACTTAAGAACAACAAGACTAAAAGATCCAGATCGTGGCCAATTGttgatttttaaagaattagtGTGGCAGACTGTAAGAATAGAAGCTAAAAGTACTAGAGATACAAATCTGTCACCTCTTCGTTTACTTACTAATCAGGCACGATGTTTAATtactataaagaaaagaatatcag attGCTTTATTATGGGTTCAAGATTGATACTCATATTAGATGACCTCTTGTGGGTTTTAACAGACTCTCAATTAAAAGCAGCATTACATTTCATAGATTCTTTAGGAGGTCTCATAGAGAAAGCAACTATACtagaacgaaaaacaaaagcgGCTAGAAAGTTAGAG gTTTTACCAGAATATCAAGCACAAATCTCTCAACGAAGTAGAACAAAAAATCAGTTCAATACAccaatatcaaaattattttcaaaacatGATGTTGTTGAAACTTCTTATCACTTTTGGCCTCAGAGAATTGATCTACATTTGTGTGATGATGTTGGTG CAGGTAGATCATTACATCCTGATTTAAAGGATGGTGGTGCTCTGCAAATATGTTTAGTCAAATTCTATATTGATTACTATCCGTATCATTTGGCAATGGCTGATAGAAAAGATTGGAttaaatatagagaaaatgcTACGCCACATAGTCAATGGTTACAACAATCATTGAGTTCTTTCAGAAGTCAATTTATGGATCTGATTGATTCTGGAAGAACACAACATTCTCCATTGACAAGAAGTCAAGGAAATGCTACAg GCAGTGCTACAAAAGGTTCTGGAgaaagtttagaaaaaaataatcaatcacAGGGTGCAAATGTAGGATCTCAAGAACAGAAAAAGTTTCAATATTCTAGCGGAAATCCagtaaaaaattatgttcTCGAGCAGCTTGCAAAATTAATGACAACTTGTATAGTCATTAGAATTGATGATTTTACGTTATTCAAAGTAACAACCGCATCACGCAAGTCTATACCAAAGGAATTTATTACAG CTCAATCGAGGAAGAAACGTCCATCAG GAGATCGAGATAAATTCTGTCTTCCTGAAGATTTAACTATTCTTCAtggagaatttatttattactattatcctGGAGATATCACTTTTCCAT TGCCACCACCAAAATTTTATGTACAAGTAAATCCAATTCAAGTAAACTTTGATGTATGCTCCTGCCTTTggtttaattcttttctattaaatctGCATCATTCGcttatgaaaaagaatgagacatcaagtttaaaaaatattatgtattttgatGTAAAGATAGAAGCTATTCTTCCAAAG ATAGTTTTTGAAAATCAGCAGGATTATCCGAATCAAAAAGATAGACCTAAATCCTTGCACATTCAGACTTCTAGGGCATTGATTACTAATGTCCGATCGGTGGAAAGATCTTCAAGAGCTGACTTAGCACAATGTTTAAACACATTTCAATTGGGCCAAATGTTTTTTGGAGCTGAATTCCCAAGCAAAGAGAATGATTTTCATGTTGTAACTGATAAATTTTTAGCACATTGTGCAG GTACAGATAATATTAGATCTGCACCACCAACATTTACCAGTAATTCagtgaatgaattaattcgaCAATTACATCGTGAATTTTTGTGGACAGAAGCAAAAGATGTTTGGTGTTGCAATTTAGAACCTGTTTGGGGTGACTTTTTTGGTGCTAGAGCAGTAGGACAGAATCGTCCAGTACCATTCTTCGATGCATTTCCTTTAACCTTTTGGTGTCATATGAATTTAGAATCAGTAACTACAAAAACCACTTCTACTGCAGATATTCATGGACTCGCATATATAAGCAATTTAATTAGCAtacaaataaatcattatcaatatcttttcttattaagaTTGTCAGAAGTTTTGTCCGAATTGACTACATATTTAGCTATCGATTCAAATAAGATATTGAATGTTGAATCTAGTGGTTCATTAATTATTGGTGCTTTAATACCACAAATAGAAATAACTTTTGTAATGCCTTCACATACTCCTGGGAAAGAAAATTCTGGCGGAGATTTGGAATCTGTTGTACCTGATTCATCTAGTATAGCTGATGATTTTGCTGGATCATCTGCTGCTTGGCACAGTGCTACACAAAATGCGAAAGTTGACTTCAGCACAAAGAGAATGAACACAAGTAATGACGTTGAAACGCCACAAAGTGAAATATCATCGATGTCTATGGATTTTACACATTCTGTCTATATAGAGCAACCAGTTGTTACGTTTAAGCAAAATGACAGTTCAGATAAACgtgaacatatacatacgagtATAGCTCCTGAAAAACAGCATAcaatagtagaagaagaaggtttGTCATTAAAACAAGGAGGAGATGCTATacaaaaacataataaacCGGATTTGATACCAAATACACCTTTCAttccaaataattttaatgttggTTTATCTTCTATGAAAAAAGGATTTAGTAATTTAATGACATCCATTGATTCAGCTTTGAAAGCATCTCCTGAAGATGGTAGTAGTGATACTGTATCAATGAGGAGTGATATAAGCTCGGATAGCGAAAATTTTGCATTAATTAATCTTCAAGATCAAGATAAATTGGAAGGAATATTTACAATTGATAATACCATTAGAATAACTGCGGTGGAAGAGGCCAGTGAAGTAGTAGAGGAAACGCCAGACACGCAAAGTGAAAAATCTGTTGACAGTgtttgcaaaagaaaagatata atatctGTTACGACGTTTAAATTATCCAAAGTTGAATTTATTCAACAATCTTCTGGCTACTCTTCAGCTATAAAAGTTCAAgtgtcaaatataaaaaatgacgaGTGTTCATCTATTCCGTGGGACGAATTTCAG GTCAAGAGAAAG aCAAAGTTCAGTTCTCGATCAAGAGGTTGGGTCGAACTACCATCAGACTCGGACTGTAGAACGTGCATCAAATTACGCTTAGAccacgatttaaaaaataaagaagattcattgaaattattccaAGCTTGTCAGAgcaataaaaatactaataaatCATTGGAAGAGAGTAAAGTAAACAAAGGGCCaactgataatattaatttattggaCAAACAGGGAATCATGGATTTATTCGAAGATACATTGGATATTAATGTAACTGATGTATCTATGACACTATCCATGAGCTCTGTTACAGGTTTAGCAGATTTAGCAGAGGATGAAATTATACCTAAACCTATCCCAATGCag gTATATCTCGAAAGAATATATCTTCATTTGAATGAAGATCGGCCTCCAAACAATATAACATCACCAGGTCCAATTCCCATACAATTGAATATATCAAAACTTAGAATAACAAGGGATATAAGCGGTGCCTTTACTATTGAACCAGTTG tAACTATatcggataaaaataattctgatAAATTGAATTCAAATGGtagaaatcaaatttttaaagacGAAGAACGTGAAGTAGAATTGAATTCTTTAAGACAAACCAGTAAACAACTGAAATCTGATAATGAGGAACTCAGACGACGTCTTGGAACTTTAGAAAGACTTTcagaagaaaatacaaaattattacgcATAAAGGAAGAATCAGATAAGATTAAAACTCGTTATAATTCTGCACAAGAAAATATTGCGATTCTTATTAATGACaaagaaacattattaaaaaaaataagcgagcttcaaaatcaaattatgGGTAATGGACCAGGAGGTAGTAATAGAACCTCATGGTCTATTAAGAGATAG